The following coding sequences are from one Microbacterium wangchenii window:
- a CDS encoding DUF3039 domain-containing protein: MSTPLDQPDPGGVATLDRELEELIREESVEPGDHERFSHYVKKDKILESALTGKPVRALCGKKWTPGRDPEKFPVCPTCKEIYESLQT, encoded by the coding sequence ATGAGCACGCCACTGGACCAGCCCGATCCGGGCGGAGTCGCCACCCTCGACCGCGAGCTCGAAGAGCTCATCCGCGAAGAGAGCGTCGAGCCGGGCGACCACGAGCGGTTCTCGCACTACGTCAAGAAGGACAAGATCCTCGAGTCCGCCCTCACCGGCAAGCCGGTGCGCGCGTTGTGCGGCAAGAAGTGGACGCCGGGCCGCGATCCGGAGAAGTTCCCCGTCTGCCCGACGTGCAAAGAGATCTACGAGTCGCTTCAGACCTGA
- a CDS encoding nicotinate phosphoribosyltransferase — protein sequence MTASSALHTDRYELTMLDAALRDGTAQRRCVFEVFGRRLPGARRFGVVAGTGRLLTLLRDFRFGDDELRFLRDEKIVDAETLDYLAGYRFTGTLTGYREGELYFPGSPILTVEGTFAEAVVLETLVLSVLNHDSAIASAAARMSVAAGDRPLAEMGSRRAGEDSAIAAARAAYIAGFNATSNLAAGRRWGIPTMGTAAHAWTLLHDTEEDAFRSQIEALGTDTTLLVDTFDIRTGVETAVRVAGTGLGGVRIDSGDLPTVAADVRAQLDSLGATGTRITVTSDLDEFAIAALAASPVDSYGVGTSVVTGSGSPTAGMVFKLVARQDDAGAWIGVAKASTDKASRGGRKAAFRTREDGVATSELVVVSDGYEELDDAAAHPDARALQVPLVVRGDIDASAEGPAGVAAARAHHLRVREELPVRALALSRSDPALPTVFTEAAEVTGQV from the coding sequence ATGACCGCGAGCTCCGCCCTGCACACCGACCGGTACGAGCTGACGATGCTGGACGCCGCCCTGCGCGACGGCACCGCGCAGCGCCGGTGCGTCTTCGAGGTGTTCGGCCGGCGCCTTCCCGGTGCCCGCCGCTTCGGCGTGGTGGCCGGCACCGGCCGCCTCCTCACGCTGCTCCGCGACTTCCGCTTCGGCGACGACGAACTGCGGTTCCTCCGCGACGAGAAGATCGTCGATGCCGAGACGCTCGACTATCTCGCCGGTTACCGCTTCACCGGCACGCTGACCGGATACCGCGAAGGGGAGCTGTACTTCCCGGGCTCGCCGATCCTCACCGTGGAGGGCACGTTCGCGGAAGCGGTCGTGCTGGAGACGCTCGTCCTGTCGGTGCTCAACCACGACTCGGCCATCGCGTCGGCGGCGGCCCGCATGAGCGTGGCGGCCGGCGACCGCCCCCTCGCCGAGATGGGCTCCCGCCGCGCGGGTGAGGACTCCGCGATCGCCGCGGCGCGCGCCGCGTACATCGCCGGGTTCAACGCCACGAGCAACCTCGCCGCCGGCCGGCGGTGGGGCATCCCCACGATGGGGACGGCAGCCCACGCGTGGACGCTCCTGCACGACACCGAGGAGGACGCCTTCCGCTCGCAGATCGAGGCGCTCGGCACCGACACGACGCTGCTCGTGGACACCTTCGACATCCGCACCGGCGTGGAGACCGCCGTGCGCGTGGCCGGCACGGGCCTCGGCGGAGTCCGCATCGATTCCGGGGATCTGCCCACCGTCGCCGCCGACGTGCGCGCGCAGCTGGATTCCCTCGGCGCCACCGGCACCCGCATCACCGTCACGAGCGACCTGGACGAGTTCGCGATCGCCGCCCTCGCCGCCTCGCCCGTGGACTCCTACGGGGTCGGTACGTCGGTCGTCACCGGCTCAGGAAGCCCCACCGCCGGCATGGTCTTCAAGCTCGTCGCCCGCCAGGACGACGCCGGCGCGTGGATCGGCGTCGCGAAGGCCTCCACCGACAAGGCCTCGCGCGGGGGCCGGAAGGCCGCCTTCCGCACGCGGGAGGACGGCGTGGCCACGAGCGAACTCGTCGTCGTGTCCGACGGATACGAAGAGCTCGACGACGCCGCGGCTCACCCCGACGCCCGCGCCCTTCAGGTTCCGCTGGTCGTCCGGGGCGACATCGACGCGAGCGCCGAAGGCCCGGCCGGCGTCGCTGCGGCGCGCGCGCATCACCTGCGAGTGCGGGAGGAGCTGCCGGTGCGCGCGCTGGCGCTCAGCCGCTCCGATCCGGCGCTGCCGACGGTGTTCACCGAGGCGGCCGAGGTGACCGGTCAGGTCTGA